GATGGTGCTCGGTGAGTCGTCGGTGATCGACGCCCACGAGCCGTGGCTCACCCTCATCGGCCTGCGGCTGGTCTACGAGCGGAACATCGCCCGGTCGTAGAGGGACACCGGCCGGTCGTGGGGGACACTGCCCGGCCGGGTGCGGGCCGGAGCGTCCCGGTGTGCGGGGCGCCGCCGGGGCGGGACGGAACACCGCCCGGCCTCCGGAGCCGTTCCGCGCCGCGCCAGGGCACCGGTGGTGCGGCTCGCTGCCGCGCCACCGTTCACGAATTAAGCGGCTTTTGTCGGAAACGGTCGTAAAGTCGCCACATGCCAATGCCAAACGGAACCCGCGGCGGCATGGCGTTCAGCGCCGATGAGTTGCGTGTGCTCCGTCGCGCCCTCGCCCATGCCCTGCAGACGACGTCCCACCCCGCCCCGCTCGGCGTCCTCCGCCCCGAGTGGTCGCAGGACATCCAGGAATATCTCCGGCTGGCCGAGGCCGTGGACGAGGCGGTCCGCGAAGGCGGCAGGCTGCGTGCCTTCCTGCTCGCCGACCTCGCCCGATACCGCGAAGCCCTGCCCGGCTCCGCCACCGGCTACCTCGCGCAGCTGGCCGAGGCGCTGGCGGCCGGCCATGTCCCCGGCCCCGACGATCTCGCCGCCCTGCGCTCGCTGGGCGAGCGGCCCGGCACAGCCGCCGAGCGCGAACGCCGCAGCGCCCTGCTGCGCCACTGCGAGCAGCTGGCCGAACAATCCGTACGAACCCGGCTCCGCGCGCTGCCAGGCGGCCGCTCAGCCGCCCGCAACGGGCGGGAACCGGAGCCCGCACGGGAGCCGAAACCGGAGCGCAAGCCGGAGCCCCAGCCGTCGCCGCGGCCGAAGGATCCGCAGCGGGACCGGCCGATCCCCACGCCGGGAGAGGTCTTCCCGCCCCGCCGCAAGCCCGCCCCGCCCCCCGAAAGCCGCACCGCCTGACCGCTGCGTACTCTGGCTGCGTACTCTCGGAGGCTCAGCCCTATCTCGGCGGCTCAGCCCTATAAGGAGGCCACACGCCATGGATTACGTCGCAGCGCTGCTCCCGCCCGTAGTGATGGCCGTGGCCTTCACCGCTCTGATCGTGACGATCATCAAGAGCCAGGGCGGAGCGAACAAGGCCAAGGAGGATGCGGCCGTGGACGCCGCGCTGGCCCGCGCCGAATCCGCCGGCCAGGAGCCCGCGGCGCACCGCGTCTGAGCCGCCCGCCGCCCTTTCGGCGGCCCGCACGCACCGTACGGCCCGGGATTGATCATCCCGGGCCGTACCTCCTTTTTCCGGCACAAACGCCACGAGATCAACGGGCATTCGCGACATCTCCCACTATTGTTCTTGTGTGCCGAGACGCTTGGGTGATCTGGAAGACGCGGTCATGACGCGGGTCTGGGAGTGGAACCGCCCGGTCACCGTTCGCGAAGTCCTGGAAGATCTGCAGAAGGAACGGTCGATCGCCTACACCACGGTCATGACCGTATTGGACAACCTCCATCAGAAGGGCTGGGTGCGCCGCGAAGCAGAAGGCCGCGCCTATCGATATGAGGCGGTCTCCACTCGCGCCGCCTACGCGGCCGCACTGATGAACGAAGCATGGTCCGCCAGCGACAACCCCGCGGCCGCTCTTGTGGCCTTCTTCGGCATGATGTCCCCGGAACAGCGACATGCCCTGCGTGATGCCGTACGGATGGTGCAAGTCGATGAACCCGCGGAAGACGCAGAACAACAGGCACCGGAGCCCGAAGAGGCTGCCCCCGCGGAAGTAGCCGAAGCGCAAGCGCCACCGGAAGGCGCCGGTGAAGCCGGATCGGCCGAAGGGGATGAACCCGGGGCGAGTGCCACCGGCAACGGGCGATAGCGTCCCGGCATGCCTCCGCATTCAAAAGGCCTCACCGTCCGCCGTGCCAGGACCGCCGATGTACCGGCCGTACGCCGCCTCATCGACGCCTACTCACGCAACGGGATCCTGCTCGACAAAGCCACCGTCACGCTTTACGAGGACATCCAGGAGTTCTGGGTCGCCGAGCGGGACGAAGACGCCGAGGTCGTCGGCTGCGGAGCACTCCACGTCATGTGGGAAGACCTCGCCGAGGTCCGCACCCTGGCCGTGGACCCCCGGCTGAAGGGATCCGGCGTCGGCCACCAAGTCCTCGAGAAGCTCGTGCGCACTGCGAGCTGGCTCGGAGTGCGGCGCATTTTCTGTCTCACCTTCGAAGTCGACTTCTTCACCAAGCACGGCTTCGTAGAGATCGGCGAAGCCCCGGTAGACGGTGATGTCTACAGTGAGCTGCTGCGTTCCTATGACGAGGGCGTTGCGGAGTTCCTGGGCCTCGAACGAGTGAAGCCCAACACCCTGGGTAACAGCCGGATGCTTCTGCACCTGTGATGAGTGTTCTATGTCCGAATCGCTCCCCTATCTCATGGCTACGGAAGCATGCGTTCCCCGGTCTGCGGGCAAGTGAACCCTACCCAAGGGTTTGTGTTTTTCCCGGAAAAGCGGTTTGCTTTCCGTCGTAATCCGCATTCGATGAAAGGGAAACCGGTGGCACAGAAGGTTCAGGTTCTTCTTGTCGACGACCTCAACGGTGGCGAGGCGGACGAGACGGTGACGTTCGCTCTCGACGGCAAGTCCTACGAGATCGACCTCTCCGACAGCAACGCGCAGAAGCTGCGCGACTCGCTTGCCGACTTCGTGAAGGCCGGCCGGCGTACCGGTGGCCGCGCTTCTTCGGGCCGTGGCAAGACGCGCGCCGCTGCTTCCGGCGGCAGCCAGGACACCGCGAAGATCCGTGCCTGGGCGAAGGAGAACGGCTACAACGTCAATGACCGCGGCCGCGTCCCCGCCGACATTCGTGAGGCATTCGAGAAGGCCAACGCCTGATCGCCCTTCGCGCGGTCCGATTGACTATTACGAGCACGCGACAACCGGGCACGGTGGCACTCCGTCGCTGCCGCGCTCACGAGCCGCACGAGGTCGGGGGCGCCTCCAACGTCCCCGAATCCTGCCCCGAACCCCGTGGTGGGCAGGGAATTCTCCGCCTCGTGCCCGGTCCGGGGAGGCCGCACCCACCCCGCGGCCTCCCGCGAGCCGATTCCGTATGACAGTGCTGTGCCGGCGGAGAACGCCGGCGCGGGCATCCGGTCTCCCGTCCCACGCGTCGTGAGATCCGCTGCGAGTGCGCCCCACTCCAGCCATTCCAGGATTCCCGGGAGTTCTTCGGCGCCGCCGGCCGCGATGAGCATGAGCAATTTCGGCCGATCACCCGCGTGTTTCCCGTCGCATCCGGCCCGAAGGAGCGCCACCGGGCCGGTGCGCGGCAGTCGCCGCAATACGGCGCTTCCCGCATCGGCCGGCATCTCCAGGACATCGAAGCGCAGCCCCGTCAGGAGCTCCACCGGCTCCGTTCCGGTGGTCGGCCAGCCCAGCTCCTCCTCGTACCAGCGGCGGACCGTGACGAGAGGGGCGGGGGCGAGGGGACTGCGGGGGCGCGGAAGCACGCGGGCCATGCCCGGTGCAACTCCCGAAAACCCGGGAAGTTACGCTGGGTGGAGACATGGATACGCACCGTACCCACGCAAGAGGGCGTGCGGGGGCATCCGGTGGCGTGCGGATGTTCGCCCGTAGCGGATGGAAGGGCTCTGCGCCGCATGGAGTGTCAGTCCCTGCGGGTAAGACAGTCTCAGTGGGAAGAGAAGGTGTGACCGGCGCCCGAGGCGCTTCTCCCCGGCTGACGGCCGGCGGCGGACGGCGTGTCGGTACAGGGCGCGTTCGCCACGGGCGTAGTGGCAGTGGGCGTATATGCCTGGCCTGCGGGAACATCGTCTCGCACCATCGAGTTGGAGCAGATGTCAGCTGTTCGGCAGTAAATTTCCCCGCCGGAGCGGGGGTGATCCGGACGGGTGTCGGCAGTTGGAATGAGCTGTCCCGCCCCGCGGGACTAGCATGCGGAAGGACAGGGAGGGGACCGACCCCTAACTGCCTGACCGCTCTGAGGAGCGATTAACGATGTTCGAGAGGTTCACCGACCGTGCGCGGCGGGTTGTCGTCCTGGCTCAGGAAGAAGCCCGGATGCTCAACCACAACTACATCGGCACCGAGCACATCCTCCTGGGCCTGATCCATGAGGGTGAGGGTGTCGCCGCTAAGGCCCTGGAGAGCCTCGGGATTTCGCTCGAGGCGGTCCGCCAGCAGGTGGAGGAGATCATCGGGCAGGGCCAGCAGGCTCCGTCCGGGCACATTCCCTTCACCCCCCGTGCCAAGAAGGTCCTGGAGCTCTCGCTCCGCGAGGCCCTCCAGCTCGGCCACAACTACATCGGTACGGAGCACATCCTGCTCGGCCTGATCCGCGAGGGCGAGGGCGTCGCCGCCCAGGTCCTGGTGAAGCTGGGCGCCGATCTGAACCGGGTGCGGCAGCAGGTCATCCAGCTGCTCTCCGGCTACCAGGGCAAGGAAGCCGCCACGGCCGGCGGCCCCGCCGAGGGCACTCCCTCGACGTCCCTCGTCCTGGACCAGTTCGGCCGCAACCTGACGCAGGCCGCTCGCGAGACCAAGCTCGACCCGGTCATCGGGCGCGAGAAGGAAATCGAGCGGGTCATGCAGGTGCTGTCCCGCCGTACCAAGAACAACCCGGTCCTCATCGGCGAGCCCGGCGTCGGCAAGACGGCGGTCGTCGAGGGCCTGGCGCAGGCCATCGTCAAGGGCGAGGTGCCCGAGACCCTCAAGGACAAGCACCTCTACACCCTCGACCTCGGTGCCCTGGTCGCCGGCTCCCGCTACCGCGGTGACTTCGAGGAGCGCCTGAAGAAGGTCCTCAAGGAGATCCGCACCCGCGGCGACATCATCCTGTTCATCGACGAGCTCCACACCCTGGTGGGTGCGGGCGCCGCCGAGGGCGCGATCGACGCCGCAAGCATCCTCAAGCCCATGCTGGCGCGAGGCGAGCTCCAGACCATCGGTGCCACCACGCTCGACGAGTACCGCAAGCACCTGGAGAAGGACGCGGCCCTCGAGCGCCGCTTCCAGCCGATCCAGGTCGCGGAGCCGTCGCTCCCGCACACCATCGAGATCCTCAAGGGTCTGCGGGACCGCTACGAAGCGCACCACCGCGTCTCCATCACGGACTCCGCGCTGGTCGCGGCGGCCACCCTCGCCGACCGCTACATCTCCGACCGCTTCCTGCCGGACAAGGCGATCGACCTGATCGACGAGGCCGGCTCCCGGATGCGGATCCGCCGGATGACCGCGCCGCCGGACCTGCGCGAATTCGACGAGAAGATCGCCGATGTGCGCCGGGAGAAGGAGTCCGCGATCGACTCGCAGGACTTCGAGATGGCCGCGGGCCTGCGCGACAAGGAGAAGCAGCTCCTGGCCGCGAAGGCGAAGCGGGAGAAGGAGTGGAAGGCCGGCGACATGGACGTCGTCGCCGAGGTGGACGAGGAGCTGATCGCCGAGGTTCTGGCGACGGCCACCGGCATCCCGGTCTTCAAGCTCACCGAGGAGGAGTCCTCGCGGCTGCTGCGGATGGAAGACGAGCTGCACAAGCGCGTCATCGGCCAGAAGGACGCCATCAAGGCGCTCTCCCAGGCCATCCGCCGTACGCGTGCCGGCCTGAAGGACCCCAAGCGTCCCGGTGGCTCGTTCATCTTCGCCGGCCCGTCCGGTGTCGGTAAGACCGAGCTGTCCAAGACGCTGGCGGAGTTCCTGTTCGGCGACGAGGACGCGCTGATCTCCCTCGACATGTCGGAGTTCAGCGAGAAGCACACGGTCTCGCGGCTGTTCGGTTCGCCTCCCGGCTACGTCGGCTACGAAGAGGGCGGCCAGCTCACCGAGAAGGTGCGCCGCAAGCCGTTCTCCGTCGTGCTCTTCGACGAGGTCGAGAAGGCCCACCCGGACATCTTCAACTCGCTGCTGCAGATCCTGGAGGACGGTCGCCTGACCGACTCCCAGGGCCGGGTCGTGGACTTCAAGAACACGGTCATCATCATGACGACCAACCTCGGCACCCGGGACATCTCCAAGGGCTTCAACCTCGGCTTCGCGGCCCAGGGCGACACCAAGTCCAGCTACGAGCGGATGAAGAACAAGGTCAACGAAGAGCTCAAGCAGCACTTCCGCCCCGAGTTCCTCAACCGTGTCGACGACACCGTCGTCTTCCACCAGCTGACCGAGGAAGACATCATCCAGATCGTCGACCTCATGATCAACAAGGTGGACGAGCGGCTCAAGGACCGCGACATGGGCATCGAGCTCAGCAGCGAGGCCAAGTCGCTGCTGGCCAAGCGCGGGTACGACCCGGTGCTCGGCGCCCGTCCGCTGCGCCGCACGATCCAGCGCGAGATCGAGGACGCACTCTCGGAGAAGATCCTCTTCAGCGAGCTGCGTCCGGGCCACATCGTGGTCGTCGATGTCGAGGGCGAGGGTGAAACCGCCAAGTTCACCTTCCGCGGCGAGGAGAAGTCGGCACTGCCCGACGCCCCGCCGATCGAGTCCACGGCCGGCGGTTCGGGCCCGAACCTGAGCAAGGACGCCTGACCGGCACCGCGGATATCCCGCATACGGCACTGCCCCGGAATCGTTTCTCACGGTTCCGGGGCAGTTCTGTATGCGACAGGGAAATGCAGTGCCGTAATTGCTAGGTCATTTTCGGCCGTTTCTGGACAACGCTCCCGGCGCCCGCCCGCTACATCTGAACGACGCCAATCCCTTCGGGAACACCCCGCACCGGCGGAATACGACGGCCGATGCGAAGGGTGTCCAGTTTCGGAAAGGCGGACAGCCACTCCATGGAAACGCCCAGATCGTAGGCGAGCCACAACCGGGTCAGGCCCTCGGCCGGAACAATGCCCTCGATGAGCTGGTCGGGCGTGAAAGGCCCGGCGATCCGCAGATGCGGGCGCCCGCCCAGCCGGCGCAATGCATGCAACTCCTCCAGGTCGGAGACCGGAAAGTACAGCTCGGCCGGTTCCAGGTGGGCGATGATCTCGCGGGCGTAGCGGGCGGTGTCATGGCGCCGCCAGGCCCCGGCGAGCTGCGCCCGTACCTCGTGATGGGCCCGGTCGCGCAGGCCCGTCAGATAGTCGATCGCCATGTCGTCGGCGATCGAGGTGGCGGTGATCGCGAGGAGGTAGGCCTCGCGGTCGGAGACATGGGTGGGGTCCGGGAGCATCTCCAGCACGATCGGCCCTATCCAGCCCAGGGCGCGGGCCGCGGAGGGTGTGCTGGGCCGCACCATGTCGCGGGTGAAGCGCTGCACCCGCGACCGCACCGCCGGGTCCAGCTCGGTGGCGTGCTCCAGACAGGCCGCCGCGAGCAGCTTGCGGTGCCGGGCCTCGGCGGCGCGTACGCCGGGGTGCGGGGCGAGCAGCCCGTCCAGGAGGGCCGCGCACTCATCGGGCCGGGCCAGGGCCACGGCCATCCGGATGACGTCCTCCCAGTTGTCGTGGTGGGCATGGTCGAGCAGCAGCTCGAAATCGTGCCGCTGCACCGTCGCCCGGGCGGCGAGATAGTCCTGGAAGGTGCGGTGCACGAAGTCGACCGTGCCGGGGGTGGGCTCGCGCAGCAGCCCGGTGCGGTTGAGCAGATGCCGGTAGACGTCCTCGGGGCCGCCCTGGCGGGCCGCGTCCGGGATCGCGGGCAGATGCCGGGCGAGGGTGTCGACCGCCGTCACCCGGTCCATCTCCGAGCGGCCGTTGACCAGCATCCAGTGGGCGAGCTTCTGGAGCAGCTGGATCTTGGGCTGCCGGGTCAGCTCGACCCCGTCGGTGGCCGCCATCGCCCGCTCCCGGTCCCGGCGCTCCAGCAGCATCGACAGCGCCGCGTCATAGAGCTCCTTGCGGCCGTTGGGCAGATAGCCGCGGCGGTCGCGGTGCAGGGCGCACAGCAGCCCGCACATCAGCGGGTTGGTCGCCAGCCGCCCCAGGTCGCGGGTGATCCGTACGGCATTGAGCAGCGTCCGCTCGTAGTGGCCGAGCCGGTCGAGGTCGGCCGGGCTCTGCTGGGCCGCGGCACGGTGCCAGCGCTGGATGAACGCGGCGACGTCCTCGCGGCTCATCGGGGCCAGCGACACCTCGCAAAAGCCCTCGTCGGCGAGCCAGTTGCCGGGGACGGCGGACGGCCGGGACGTGACGATCCAGACGTTGCCCGGATAGCGCACGGTCCACTCGCCGAGCTTGCGGCGCACCTGCTCGCGGTCGCTCTCGGGGGCCTCGTCGATCCCGTCGATCAGCAGCAGCGCGCGGCCCGCGCCGAGGACGCGCTCCGTCCAGCCGGCCGGCGCCTCCCCGGCCTCCCCGTAGCCGACGGCGCTCAGAAAGGTGGCGGGGGAGGGAAGGCCCTCGCGGGCGAAGCGGCGTACGGGCAGCAGGAACGGAACCCGGCCGCGCAGCCCCGCGAGCACCTCGGGCAGCTCGTCGCGGGCGGTGGCGACGGTCAGCCACTGGAGCAGCGTCGTCTTGCCCGACCCGGCCACCCCGCGGACCAGCACCTGCCCGCGGCCCGACAGCGCCTGCTCGGCGGGGAGCGGCGGGTCGTCCTGCCCGGCGGCGTCCGGCGCGGAACCGGCGTCCTGCGGCGCGTCGGCGTCCGTGGGGCCGGGCTCGCACTGGAGCCCCAGGTAGGCGGCGTCGAGCGGCCAGCTGTCGGGGGAGTGCGCGAGATCGATACCGAAGATCGTGAGGTGGTTGTGGAGGGCGGCGGTGTCGTGGGCGTAGCGGGCCTCGAAGGCGGCGTCCCGGAGGGCGGGGTCGTGAACGGCGGTGTCGTGAACGGTGGTGCCGTGAACGGCGGTGTCGTGGGGGGAGGGGGCCTTTGGGGCGGTGTACGGGGCGGTGGTGTCCTCGCGGCCGGAGCTCACCGGGGCGGCGTACCGGGAGGCGGTGTCCTCGGCGGCGGGAAGCGGGGGCCGGAGCCCGGACGTGCCGTGGCCGTCGATCAGAGTGGCGAGGGTCCGGGTCTGTTCGACGAGGGTGCGGGCCACGTACCCCGACCGCCGGGTGAAGAAGTACAGGATGTGCAGCGCGGCGGCATCCAGCAGCAGGCTGTGCAGCCGGGCGCCGTCGGCGGTCAGATGCCGGGTGACACCGGGCACGGTCTCGCACAGGCGACGGGCGAATTCGGCGGGCAGGAGCCGGGCGGCGTCGAGATCGTCCATCTCGATGTCGGCGAGAGCACGGAGGGTACGGGCCAGGGCGGTGGTGACGGCCCGGCCCTCGTCGCCGCACGTGCCGTCCAGCGCCTGCTCGACGAGGGCCGCGGCGAGGCCGTGCAGCTCCCGCTCCGTCAGAGCCGGTTTCTCGCCGGTGAAGGAGAGCAGCGCGGAGATGCGTACGGGCCGGTCGACCGGCCCGGCGAACGGCCCCTCGGCGACGAAGAGCTTGCGGACCAGCGGATCGAGGGCGTGGGGAGTGAGGCGGGCGACGATGTTCGTGGGATCCATGGGTTCCCCGTAACTGCGGTTCCGAGTAGGGGGGTTGAAGGCTTCTCTGGTGGCCAGCTTAGGCGCGGGGGCGGGGGTAGATGGTGAGGTTGGTGTGGGGAGGGAGGGCAGGGGCGGGCTCAGGGCGGAGCTGGGAGAGAAGCACCTCCTTGAGGCCGGAAAGGGCGGTCAAGGGGGGAAGGGAGATCGCGGTGTTGACCATGCCGTAGAGATGGAGGGTCCTGAGGCCGGGGAAGACCGGGAGAAGGGTGCGCAGCATACGGCTCAGATCGGATGCCGGATGCCGCGGGAAATTGAGGACGCTGAGGATCTTCACCTGAGGCAGTTGCACGGCGGGTGGCACCCGCAGAGCGCCTCGGCTTTCCGCACCGAAGGCCAACTGCTCCAGCTCGGACAGGTGTGTGAGGGCGCGCCACTGGGCTTCGCCGAAATCCTGGGTGGTGAGCTCCAGCCGGAGGTATTGCAGATGGGTCCAGGCCGTCACCTGGGTGCCTTCGGAACCGATCGGCATGCCCAGCGACAGGTGGGTCAGCCGGGCATCCGTCGGTAGCGCCGCCAGGCCCCCCGGCGGGAGCGGAGTGGTGAGCATCAGGTTCTCGATATGGCGCAGGTGGCCGAGCCCGCACGGGCTGGGCACCCCGCCGCCCTCCCGGCCGTTGACGGAGAGCGTCCGAAGGGGCAGCGGCGCAAGAGGGGCGAAGTCTGTGACCGAGGGGCAGTCCCACAGCGTCAGTGACTCCAGCTCCGGGAACTCCTGGATGAATTCCAGGCTGCGGATTTCCGGGTTGCTTTCGAGGGTCAGATGGGTGAGCTGGCCAGGGTGCAGTGCGCCGAGGAGTTCACGGGGCGTGAAGGACCCGGTGACGAGAGTGCGTGGCCGGCCTCCGAGGGCGCTGAGAGTGCGCAGTTCGGCGGGTGATGCTGCGGAGAACGTCACGTCGTCACCAAGGTGGCGGATGATCTCCTGAGCGAAGTGGTCGGTATCGAACTTCGGCCAGGCCCAGACCAGTTGATACCGCGGGCCGACCGAAGGATGGTCCCGGAAGCGCTTCAGCACTTCGAGCGCCGCGTCCGACCCGATGAGCGCGGCGGTCGCCACCACCTCCCGCGCCTCATCGTCCTCCAGCCCCTCCGGACCGGGCAGCAGCTCCAGGACGAAGGGGCCCACCTCGGCGAGCAGCTTGGACTCCTCGCGGGTCCGCGGCGGCAGAATCGCCCCCGCGCGCTCATGCACCTCGTCCCGCACCCGCGGATCGAGCTCCGTCGCATGCTCCAGGCACGCCATGGCCAGCAGGTGCACGCGCAAACGGGCCCGGCGGTCCTCGATGCCGTCGCCGCGGGCGACCAGCCCCCGTAAGATCTCCGCCCGTTCGCGCGGTCTCGCGTGTGCGACCGCCATCCGGATCACGTCCTCCCACTGGGAGTCCTCCGCGCGGGACACCAGCAGACCGAAATCCCCGTCCTCCACGGCCGCCTTGGCGCCGAGGTAGTCCTGGAACGTCCGGTGGACGAAGTCGACCGCACCGGGGGCCGGTTCGCGGAGCAGCCCGCTGCGCAGCAGCAGATGGCGGAAAACAGCCGCCGCGGTGCCTTGTTCCGCGGCGGCGGGCACGGACGGCAGGGCCTCGCCGATGATGCGCTCCGCCCGCTCGCGGTCGAGTTCCGTACGGCCGTTGCGGATGAGCCAGTAGGCGAGCCGCTGCAGGAGCTGGATCTGCGGTTCGTCGCTCAGCTCGATGCCCGTGGGGGCGGCCATATCGCGTTCGCGGTCGCGGCGGGAGAGCAGCATGCCCAGGGCGGCGTCGTAGAGCTCCTTGCGGCCGGTGGGCAGATAGCCGCGGCGGTCCCGGTGCAGCGCGCAGATCAGACCGCACATGAGGGGGTTGGTGGCGAGCCGGGCGAGATCCTGTTTGGTGTGGACCGCGGTCAGCAGGGACTGCTCGTAGGCGTCGAGCCGGCCGGGGTCCTCGGCGTCGCAGCGGGCCGCGCCGTGCCAGCGGCCGATGAACGCGGCGACCTCGGTACGGCTCATCGCGGAGAGCGTCAGCTCGCCGAAGCCGTCGGCGGCGAGCCAGTCGTCGCGTACGGCGGAGGGGCGGGAGGTCACCATCCACAGGTTGTCCGGGAAGGCGTCGATGAGATCGCGCAGCCAGCGGCGGGTGAGCTCGCGCTCGCGCTCGGGGATCTCGTCCAGGCCGTCGACCAGGAGGAGCGCCCGTCCACAGGCCAGTACGCGGTCGGCCCAGCCGCCGGGCTGCGCGCCGGATACGGGGCAGCCGACGGCCGCGAGGAAGCGGTCGGGGGTGGGCAGCGGTGCGCCGTCCCGGGTGAGGGTGCGCAGGGGGAGGACGAAGGGGATCCGGCCGTAGAGGTGGGGGAGGGCCGTCTCGCCGGGGGCCTTGGTGCAGGAGACGGCCAGCCACTGGACGAGGGTGCTCTTGCCGGAGCCGGCGACACCGCGCAGCAGGACCCGGTCGCGGCCGGCCAGGGCCTGGTCGGCGGGGACGGGAACGGGGGCCGGCGGTTCGGGCCGGGGGACGCCCTCCTCGGTGAAGGGGCTGCTGCCGGGCAGCTCGCAGCCGGCCGGGGCCGTCGCCTCCAGGCTCATATAGGCCGCATCCAGCGGCCAGCGGTCCGGCGAGTGGGCGAGGTCGATGCCGTAGATGGTCAGCCGGCCGTGCTTGCGCGCGAGGTAGGCGAGGTAGCTGCGCTCGAAGGCGGCATCGGCGGCCCGTGGGGACGGATGCCGTTCGATGAAGGCGTCGATGACGCCGATCAGGCTGTCCAGGCTCCGGCTCTGCTGGACGAGGGTGCGGGCCACGAAGACCGAGCGTTGGCTGAAGAAGTGGACGATGTGCAGGCAGGCGGTGCCGAGCAGGTCGTCGTGCAGCAGCTCGGCGTCCCGGGAGAGGCCGTGGACGGCGGGTGGGCGGGCCGCTTGCAGACGGGCGGCGAGGGCGGCGGCGCCCAGGTGGACGGCCTGTACGTCGTCCATGTCGAGCTCGCCGAGGCCGCGCAGCGTGGCGGCCAGGGCGTCGGCCACGGCCGGCTCCTCGTC
This Streptomyces decoyicus DNA region includes the following protein-coding sequences:
- a CDS encoding amino-acid N-acetyltransferase yields the protein MPPHSKGLTVRRARTADVPAVRRLIDAYSRNGILLDKATVTLYEDIQEFWVAERDEDAEVVGCGALHVMWEDLAEVRTLAVDPRLKGSGVGHQVLEKLVRTASWLGVRRIFCLTFEVDFFTKHGFVEIGEAPVDGDVYSELLRSYDEGVAEFLGLERVKPNTLGNSRMLLHL
- a CDS encoding BlaI/MecI/CopY family transcriptional regulator — encoded protein: MTRVWEWNRPVTVREVLEDLQKERSIAYTTVMTVLDNLHQKGWVRREAEGRAYRYEAVSTRAAYAAALMNEAWSASDNPAAALVAFFGMMSPEQRHALRDAVRMVQVDEPAEDAEQQAPEPEEAAPAEVAEAQAPPEGAGEAGSAEGDEPGASATGNGR
- a CDS encoding NACHT domain-containing protein, which translates into the protein MDPTNIVARLTPHALDPLVRKLFVAEGPFAGPVDRPVRISALLSFTGEKPALTERELHGLAAALVEQALDGTCGDEGRAVTTALARTLRALADIEMDDLDAARLLPAEFARRLCETVPGVTRHLTADGARLHSLLLDAAALHILYFFTRRSGYVARTLVEQTRTLATLIDGHGTSGLRPPLPAAEDTASRYAAPVSSGREDTTAPYTAPKAPSPHDTAVHGTTVHDTAVHDPALRDAAFEARYAHDTAALHNHLTIFGIDLAHSPDSWPLDAAYLGLQCEPGPTDADAPQDAGSAPDAAGQDDPPLPAEQALSGRGQVLVRGVAGSGKTTLLQWLTVATARDELPEVLAGLRGRVPFLLPVRRFAREGLPSPATFLSAVGYGEAGEAPAGWTERVLGAGRALLLIDGIDEAPESDREQVRRKLGEWTVRYPGNVWIVTSRPSAVPGNWLADEGFCEVSLAPMSREDVAAFIQRWHRAAAQQSPADLDRLGHYERTLLNAVRITRDLGRLATNPLMCGLLCALHRDRRGYLPNGRKELYDAALSMLLERRDRERAMAATDGVELTRQPKIQLLQKLAHWMLVNGRSEMDRVTAVDTLARHLPAIPDAARQGGPEDVYRHLLNRTGLLREPTPGTVDFVHRTFQDYLAARATVQRHDFELLLDHAHHDNWEDVIRMAVALARPDECAALLDGLLAPHPGVRAAEARHRKLLAAACLEHATELDPAVRSRVQRFTRDMVRPSTPSAARALGWIGPIVLEMLPDPTHVSDREAYLLAITATSIADDMAIDYLTGLRDRAHHEVRAQLAGAWRRHDTARYAREIIAHLEPAELYFPVSDLEELHALRRLGGRPHLRIAGPFTPDQLIEGIVPAEGLTRLWLAYDLGVSMEWLSAFPKLDTLRIGRRIPPVRGVPEGIGVVQM
- a CDS encoding SCO3374 family protein gives rise to the protein MARVLPRPRSPLAPAPLVTVRRWYEEELGWPTTGTEPVELLTGLRFDVLEMPADAGSAVLRRLPRTGPVALLRAGCDGKHAGDRPKLLMLIAAGGAEELPGILEWLEWGALAADLTTRGTGDRMPAPAFSAGTALSYGIGSREAAGWVRPPRTGHEAENSLPTTGFGAGFGDVGGAPDLVRLVSAAATECHRARLSRARNSQSDRAKGDQALAFSNASRMSAGTRPRSLTL
- a CDS encoding histone-like nucleoid-structuring protein Lsr2, with translation MAQKVQVLLVDDLNGGEADETVTFALDGKSYEIDLSDSNAQKLRDSLADFVKAGRRTGGRASSGRGKTRAAASGGSQDTAKIRAWAKENGYNVNDRGRVPADIREAFEKANA
- a CDS encoding ATP-dependent Clp protease ATP-binding subunit, with product MFERFTDRARRVVVLAQEEARMLNHNYIGTEHILLGLIHEGEGVAAKALESLGISLEAVRQQVEEIIGQGQQAPSGHIPFTPRAKKVLELSLREALQLGHNYIGTEHILLGLIREGEGVAAQVLVKLGADLNRVRQQVIQLLSGYQGKEAATAGGPAEGTPSTSLVLDQFGRNLTQAARETKLDPVIGREKEIERVMQVLSRRTKNNPVLIGEPGVGKTAVVEGLAQAIVKGEVPETLKDKHLYTLDLGALVAGSRYRGDFEERLKKVLKEIRTRGDIILFIDELHTLVGAGAAEGAIDAASILKPMLARGELQTIGATTLDEYRKHLEKDAALERRFQPIQVAEPSLPHTIEILKGLRDRYEAHHRVSITDSALVAAATLADRYISDRFLPDKAIDLIDEAGSRMRIRRMTAPPDLREFDEKIADVRREKESAIDSQDFEMAAGLRDKEKQLLAAKAKREKEWKAGDMDVVAEVDEELIAEVLATATGIPVFKLTEEESSRLLRMEDELHKRVIGQKDAIKALSQAIRRTRAGLKDPKRPGGSFIFAGPSGVGKTELSKTLAEFLFGDEDALISLDMSEFSEKHTVSRLFGSPPGYVGYEEGGQLTEKVRRKPFSVVLFDEVEKAHPDIFNSLLQILEDGRLTDSQGRVVDFKNTVIIMTTNLGTRDISKGFNLGFAAQGDTKSSYERMKNKVNEELKQHFRPEFLNRVDDTVVFHQLTEEDIIQIVDLMINKVDERLKDRDMGIELSSEAKSLLAKRGYDPVLGARPLRRTIQREIEDALSEKILFSELRPGHIVVVDVEGEGETAKFTFRGEEKSALPDAPPIESTAGGSGPNLSKDA